A genomic region of Streptomyces sp. R33 contains the following coding sequences:
- a CDS encoding ATP-binding protein, protein MDVRPQLLDALSALRDRVASVRLPLPLPGAPRARQTRAELLAQLDDYLVPRLKAPEAPLLAVVGGSTGAGKSTLVNSLVGRQVSEAGVLRPTTRTPVLVCHPDDHHWFAGMRVLPDLMRVWAPPGEDDPLPAPHRGSPRGFGNTAATRELRIETVAGLPRGLALLDAPDIDSLVVENRTLAAELICAADVWVMVTTASRYADAVPWHLLRTAKQYKATLIIVLDRVPHQVLTEVSRQYGALLTRAGLGDVPRFTVPELPESAGGGGLLPASAVAPLFAWLAHHAQDPAARQYAVGRTALGALDSLGRRMPELASAVAAQYAASVRLTSAVEDAYRREGKRVRNRLDQGAVLAGDALTRWRGYPLDTTADELLDSLAESLAALLQCAVAAADERIAQAWRREPAAGAVQLPGPDREAAERIGLAVRRWRRVLEELAEDEVARLNKQPAPDPDGVAALLVAALLGGKRARPAGEKLAERIGVQAAVRLRDRGGELVAQHLEQVLRAERDRRLAPLEALEVTPEPQAELIAALSLLQKER, encoded by the coding sequence TTGGATGTTCGGCCTCAGCTGCTCGATGCCCTGTCCGCCCTGCGCGACCGGGTCGCGTCCGTGCGTCTGCCGCTGCCCCTGCCCGGCGCCCCGCGCGCCCGTCAGACCAGAGCCGAGCTGCTCGCGCAGCTCGACGACTACCTCGTACCCCGGCTGAAGGCGCCCGAGGCGCCGCTGCTCGCCGTCGTCGGCGGGTCAACCGGGGCCGGTAAGTCCACTCTCGTCAACTCCCTCGTGGGGCGCCAAGTGAGTGAAGCCGGCGTGCTCCGGCCCACGACACGCACCCCCGTACTCGTCTGCCATCCGGATGACCATCACTGGTTCGCCGGAATGCGGGTCCTGCCCGACCTGATGCGGGTCTGGGCCCCGCCCGGCGAGGACGACCCACTCCCCGCCCCCCACCGCGGCTCCCCCCGCGGATTCGGGAACACAGCCGCCACCCGCGAGCTGCGGATCGAGACCGTCGCCGGTCTGCCGCGCGGGCTCGCCCTCCTCGACGCCCCCGACATCGACTCCCTCGTCGTCGAGAACCGGACACTCGCCGCCGAGCTCATCTGCGCCGCCGACGTCTGGGTCATGGTCACCACCGCCTCGCGGTACGCCGACGCCGTGCCCTGGCACCTGCTGCGCACCGCCAAGCAGTACAAGGCCACCCTGATCATCGTCCTCGACCGGGTCCCGCACCAGGTGCTCACCGAGGTCTCGCGGCAGTACGGGGCCCTGCTCACCCGGGCCGGGCTGGGCGACGTACCGCGGTTCACGGTGCCCGAGCTGCCCGAATCGGCCGGCGGGGGCGGGCTGCTGCCGGCCAGCGCCGTCGCCCCGCTCTTCGCATGGCTCGCCCACCACGCCCAGGACCCCGCCGCCCGGCAGTACGCCGTCGGACGCACCGCGCTCGGCGCGCTGGACTCCCTCGGGCGCCGGATGCCGGAGCTGGCATCCGCCGTCGCCGCCCAGTACGCCGCCTCCGTACGGCTGACCTCGGCCGTGGAGGACGCGTACCGCAGGGAGGGCAAGCGGGTCCGCAACCGGCTCGACCAGGGCGCCGTACTGGCCGGGGACGCGCTGACCCGGTGGCGCGGCTACCCCCTCGACACCACCGCCGACGAACTGCTCGACTCGCTCGCCGAGTCGCTCGCCGCGCTGCTCCAGTGCGCGGTTGCCGCCGCCGACGAGCGGATCGCCCAGGCCTGGCGGCGCGAGCCGGCCGCCGGGGCGGTGCAGCTGCCCGGACCCGACCGGGAGGCGGCGGAACGTATCGGCTTGGCCGTACGGCGTTGGCGGCGCGTACTGGAGGAACTCGCCGAGGACGAGGTCGCCCGGCTCAACAAGCAGCCCGCGCCCGATCCCGACGGGGTCGCCGCCCTGCTCGTCGCGGCCCTCCTCGGCGGCAAGCGGGCCCGGCCCGCCGGGGAGAAGCTCGCCGAGCGGATCGGCGTACAGGCCGCCGTACGGCTGCGCGACCGGGGCGGCGAACTGGTCGCGCAGCACCTGGAGCAGGTGCTGCGCGCCGAACGGGACCGCCGGCTGGCCCCGCTGGAGGCGCTCGAAGTGACGCCGGAACCGCAGGCCGAGCTGATCGCCGCGCTGTCCCTACTGCAGAAGGAGAGGTGA
- a CDS encoding GTPase, whose translation MTALTDRTDDRWDDGFIARSRRPGGIDVDLDIDEGDEGDDALVRAVSGAGSDGGKAPSPPLSPEGQALRTRLEALRQLVGLSRTRLDGKTLAEAGRVLDEAAARRGLSPQHTVVAIAGATGSGKSTLFNSLAGVQISETGLRRPTTAAPIACSWSDGAAGLLDRLEIPGRLRRRPRETSENGALRGMVLVDLPDLDSAVGAHRDHVDRVLALVDAVVWVVDPEKYADAVLHERYLRPLAGHAEVTFVVLNQVDRLPGESADLVLDDLRRLLDDDGIALGEHDEPGATVLGLSALTGEGVGELRDLLAQFTQEKGAATRRISADVDRAAMRLRPLYVADGHPGPEIGEAARAEFEDRLAEAVGAYAAGLAAERAWRRNAGKACGTPWLRLWRWYESRRAPRTLAGLAALAVIGGRGPATAQTPVEEEVTARQRVEQAVRTVADAAADGLPDAWAQAVRETAVRGAEQLPESLDEIAVTLGSAVTVPSAKPPRPAWWPAAVLAQAAMTLLQIYGGLWLVGQIAGVLEPRLMPPVLLMVAGIVGGPLVEWTCSIAARGPARRYGQDAERRLRQAAAGCGRARVLEPVAAELLRYREVREQYATVAAGGTKLSTTRQ comes from the coding sequence GTGACCGCCTTGACCGACCGCACCGACGACCGCTGGGACGACGGATTCATCGCACGCTCGCGCCGCCCCGGCGGGATCGACGTGGACCTCGACATCGACGAAGGGGACGAGGGCGACGACGCGCTCGTCCGTGCCGTCTCCGGCGCCGGCAGCGACGGGGGCAAGGCGCCCTCGCCGCCGCTCAGCCCCGAGGGACAGGCGCTGCGCACGCGCCTCGAGGCGCTGCGCCAGCTGGTCGGGCTCTCACGGACCCGGCTCGACGGAAAGACCCTCGCCGAGGCCGGCCGGGTGCTCGACGAGGCGGCCGCACGGCGCGGGCTGTCGCCGCAGCACACGGTCGTCGCGATCGCCGGAGCCACCGGAAGCGGCAAGTCCACGCTCTTCAATTCACTCGCCGGAGTGCAGATTTCCGAGACGGGGCTGCGCAGGCCGACGACCGCCGCGCCCATCGCGTGCAGCTGGTCGGACGGCGCGGCCGGGCTGCTCGACCGCCTGGAGATCCCGGGCAGGCTGCGCCGCCGGCCGCGCGAGACCTCGGAGAACGGGGCGCTGCGCGGGATGGTCCTCGTGGACCTGCCGGACCTGGACTCCGCGGTCGGCGCCCACCGCGACCACGTGGACCGGGTGCTCGCCCTCGTCGACGCCGTGGTGTGGGTGGTCGACCCGGAGAAGTACGCCGACGCGGTGCTGCACGAGCGGTACCTGCGGCCGCTGGCCGGGCACGCCGAGGTGACGTTCGTCGTGCTGAACCAGGTGGACCGGCTGCCCGGCGAGTCGGCGGACCTCGTACTGGACGACCTGCGGCGGCTGCTGGACGACGACGGCATCGCCCTCGGCGAGCACGACGAGCCCGGCGCCACCGTCCTCGGGCTGTCGGCGCTGACCGGCGAGGGCGTCGGGGAACTGCGCGACCTCCTCGCGCAGTTCACCCAGGAGAAGGGCGCCGCGACCCGGCGGATCTCCGCCGATGTCGACCGGGCCGCCATGCGCCTGCGCCCGCTGTACGTGGCCGACGGCCATCCGGGGCCGGAGATCGGGGAGGCGGCGCGCGCCGAGTTCGAGGACCGGCTCGCGGAGGCGGTCGGGGCGTACGCGGCCGGGCTGGCCGCCGAACGGGCCTGGCGGCGCAATGCCGGCAAGGCGTGCGGCACCCCGTGGCTGCGGCTGTGGCGGTGGTACGAGAGCCGGCGCGCCCCGCGCACGCTGGCCGGGCTGGCCGCCCTGGCGGTCATCGGCGGTCGCGGGCCCGCGACCGCGCAGACGCCGGTCGAGGAGGAGGTCACCGCGCGCCAGCGGGTGGAACAGGCCGTACGGACGGTCGCCGACGCGGCGGCCGACGGGCTGCCCGACGCCTGGGCGCAGGCGGTACGGGAGACCGCGGTGCGCGGCGCCGAACAGCTCCCGGAGTCGCTGGACGAGATCGCGGTCACGCTCGGGTCTGCGGTGACGGTGCCGAGCGCCAAGCCTCCGCGGCCGGCGTGGTGGCCTGCGGCGGTGCTGGCGCAGGCGGCGATGACGCTGCTGCAGATCTACGGCGGACTGTGGCTGGTCGGGCAGATCGCCGGGGTCCTGGAGCCGCGCCTGATGCCGCCGGTGCTGCTGATGGTGGCGGGCATCGTCGGTGGACCGCTGGTGGAGTGGACCTGCTCGATCGCCGCCCGGGGCCCGGCGCGGCGGTACGGGCAGGACGCGGAGCGGCGGCTGCGGCAGGCGGCGGCCGGCTGCGGGCGGGCCAGGGTGCTGGAGCCGGTGGCGGCGGAGCTTCTGCGCTACCGGGAGGTGCGCGAGCAGTACGCGACGGTGGCCGCAGGGGGGACGAAGTTGTCCACAACCCGCCAGTAG
- a CDS encoding single-stranded DNA-binding protein, with protein sequence MNDTTVTLIGHVATQIDYKETVNGPSARFRFAVTPRYFDRRKDAWTDGTTSFYTVWARRTLAVNLAGSVAVGEPLVVHGRLRVREDPPDGEGNRWFSAEIDATAVGHDLNRGTAAFRRVVKADPPLMATQKAAVV encoded by the coding sequence ATGAACGACACCACGGTGACGCTGATCGGTCATGTGGCCACGCAGATCGACTACAAGGAGACGGTGAACGGGCCGTCGGCGCGGTTCAGGTTCGCCGTGACGCCACGGTACTTCGACCGGCGCAAGGACGCCTGGACGGACGGGACCACCAGCTTCTATACCGTGTGGGCGCGGCGCACGCTCGCCGTGAACCTGGCCGGTTCCGTCGCGGTGGGCGAGCCGCTGGTGGTGCACGGGCGGCTGCGCGTCCGGGAGGATCCGCCCGACGGGGAGGGCAACCGGTGGTTCTCGGCGGAGATCGACGCGACCGCCGTCGGCCACGACCTGAACCGGGGGACGGCGGCATTCCGCCGGGTCGTCAAGGCGGATCCGCCACTGATGGCCACTCAGAAGGCGGCGGTGGTCTGA